In Neokomagataea tanensis, one genomic interval encodes:
- the recF gene encoding DNA replication/repair protein RecF (All proteins in this family for which functions are known are DNA-binding proteins that assist the filamentation of RecA onto DNA for the initiation of recombination or recombinational repair.), with protein sequence MSIQRLTLTNFRNYTRLTWSPTHPISVLTGLNGAGKTNLLEAISLLSPGKGLRSAPLPQLCRAEAKEWGVAATIRLKNNELVQLGTGAKSEEKRRSFVLDGRTIRSQAQAAPYFSCVWLTPQMDSLFQEGPSGRRRFLDRLVMALTPDHAREISAHERSISSRNRVLLEQPHAETWLSAIEDSIARHATAATASRLALVEHMNAHNALPSLFPKTRLTLDCPIAQHLKTAPALQVEDSLRAKLKATRAIDREQRMTSHGAHRADLGMADMETERPAHLSSSGQQRAILTGIVLSHAALMSTLKGQTPSLLLDEPLLHLDEKRCLALLETLKSFGSSVFLTGTDPQSFKALEGDAAFLAVKDGQVLTS encoded by the coding sequence GTGAGCATACAGCGTCTTACGCTCACAAATTTTCGTAATTACACTCGGCTGACTTGGTCACCCACTCACCCCATTTCTGTCCTAACCGGCTTAAATGGGGCAGGGAAGACGAACCTGCTTGAAGCAATTTCTCTTCTCTCCCCAGGCAAGGGATTGCGGAGTGCCCCTTTGCCTCAACTTTGCCGTGCCGAAGCAAAGGAATGGGGCGTTGCCGCGACAATTCGTCTCAAGAATAATGAGTTAGTCCAGCTCGGAACCGGGGCCAAAAGCGAAGAAAAACGGCGTAGCTTCGTTTTGGACGGTCGTACCATTCGTTCGCAGGCTCAGGCCGCTCCTTATTTTAGTTGCGTGTGGCTCACACCCCAGATGGATAGCCTCTTTCAGGAGGGACCAAGCGGCCGCAGACGTTTTTTAGACCGTCTCGTCATGGCCCTAACACCGGACCATGCCCGGGAAATTTCCGCTCATGAACGATCTATCAGCAGCCGCAATCGCGTGCTGCTGGAGCAACCCCATGCAGAGACGTGGCTTAGCGCTATAGAAGACTCTATTGCGCGGCACGCCACGGCCGCGACTGCCTCCCGTCTTGCTTTAGTCGAGCACATGAACGCGCACAACGCTCTGCCAAGCCTGTTTCCGAAAACACGCCTTACGCTTGATTGCCCCATCGCGCAGCACCTCAAAACGGCACCTGCTCTTCAAGTGGAAGACAGCTTACGTGCCAAGCTAAAAGCTACACGGGCCATTGACCGTGAGCAGCGCATGACATCGCACGGCGCGCACCGGGCTGATCTTGGTATGGCTGACATGGAAACGGAGCGACCGGCGCATCTCTCAAGTAGTGGGCAACAGCGCGCAATATTAACAGGTATTGTTCTGTCTCACGCGGCCCTAATGAGCACGCTAAAAGGACAGACCCCCAGCCTCTTGCTTGATGAGCCTTTACTCCATCTCGATGAAAAGCGCTGTTTAGCCCTTCTGGAAACTCTGAAATCTTTTGGTTCATCCGTCTTTCTTACTGGCACCGACCCGCAATCTTTCAAAGCTTTAGAGGGTGACGCTGCGTTTTTAGCTGTAAAAGACGGACAAGTTCTTACCTCCTGA
- the dnaN gene encoding DNA polymerase III subunit beta: protein MKFTVDRTLLQRALAHIHSVAEKRNTIPILANVLLNFEGSTLRLTATDMEIAVVEEIAAEGPTPGSTTVPASVLFEIVRKLPDGISIEFNHPESDAPLKLQAGRYATNLNVLPVDDFPAMVAGDLPHRFVVPAATLKGLIDRTKFAISTEETRYYLNGIYFHVAGSGPASTLRAVATDGHRLARVEADVPAGAENMPGVIIPRKTIGELRKLLDEGAADIEISLSETRIQFGAGPVLLTSKLIDGTFPEYERVIPKGNDRLLRVGKKDFAASVARVAAISTERSRPIKLSLTTNLLTLSAISPDQGVAQEELDENTVTYDAPPIEIGFQARYLTDITDQIDVEVEFAFADSAAPTLVRDTGFPSALYVLMPMRV from the coding sequence GCTCTTGCCCATATTCATAGCGTTGCAGAAAAGCGGAACACCATTCCCATCTTGGCTAATGTGCTTCTTAATTTTGAAGGAAGTACACTACGCCTCACAGCAACGGACATGGAAATCGCCGTTGTTGAAGAAATCGCAGCAGAAGGCCCTACACCGGGTTCCACGACAGTTCCAGCATCAGTTTTATTTGAAATTGTCCGCAAACTCCCTGACGGCATCTCGATAGAGTTCAACCACCCTGAAAGCGATGCACCACTGAAACTGCAGGCAGGGCGGTATGCAACGAACCTCAACGTGCTGCCTGTTGATGACTTTCCTGCTATGGTCGCGGGGGACTTGCCACACCGTTTTGTCGTCCCGGCTGCCACGTTAAAGGGACTGATCGACCGTACAAAGTTCGCTATCTCGACCGAAGAAACGCGTTACTACCTCAACGGGATTTACTTCCACGTTGCTGGTTCGGGTCCAGCTTCCACTTTGCGTGCAGTTGCCACTGATGGCCACCGCCTCGCTCGAGTTGAAGCAGACGTACCGGCCGGTGCAGAAAACATGCCGGGCGTGATTATCCCTCGCAAAACGATTGGCGAACTACGCAAACTTCTTGATGAAGGCGCCGCTGACATCGAAATATCGTTGTCCGAGACACGTATTCAGTTCGGTGCAGGACCAGTCCTTCTGACATCAAAACTGATTGACGGTACCTTCCCAGAATATGAACGCGTAATTCCTAAGGGCAATGATCGTCTTCTGCGTGTGGGAAAAAAAGACTTTGCTGCTTCGGTCGCTCGCGTCGCTGCCATCAGCACAGAACGGTCACGTCCTATTAAGCTGTCTCTTACAACCAACCTCCTCACACTCTCCGCCATCAGCCCTGACCAAGGCGTTGCGCAGGAAGAGTTGGACGAAAACACCGTCACTTACGATGCGCCACCAATAGAAATAGGCTTCCAAGCACGGTATTTGACGGACATCACCGACCAAATTGACGTCGAAGTGGAGTTTGCGTTTGCGGATAGTGCCGCGCCAACACTTGTGCGCGACACGGGCTTCCCATCTGCACTCTATGTTCTTATGCCAATGCGGGTGTAA
- a CDS encoding DUF3108 domain-containing protein gives MSKRTWRHVMAATLSLSGFIGTAWAQNAAPVSAHEKFAAYVHDLHALDTEVSFATQPWGYGGNAHIHSIGMIGWFVRMNITARMEGHFGPDNSVAPILYDSAGLSRGAQRHVHLDYKDGTPTVTVHTPEETDREPVPSSDLPGTIDTFSGMIRLLQTMRSTGQCNGSANVFDGARLTHLTVHGPVADNVPEDHDQIEKGAALRCDFIGQQTAGFIKDSPNRAKMAAPQPGAVWFKDVNGFGLLPVRVEFEHPKLGHISLVLQTPISH, from the coding sequence ATGTCTAAACGAACATGGCGGCATGTGATGGCGGCAACGCTCTCACTTTCAGGTTTTATCGGTACTGCATGGGCACAAAACGCAGCCCCCGTCAGTGCTCATGAAAAGTTTGCCGCTTATGTTCATGATCTGCATGCGCTGGACACGGAAGTGTCCTTCGCAACTCAGCCTTGGGGCTATGGTGGTAATGCGCATATTCATTCAATCGGTATGATTGGGTGGTTCGTGCGCATGAACATCACTGCACGGATGGAAGGGCATTTTGGCCCCGACAATAGCGTGGCACCCATCTTATACGATAGCGCAGGCCTTTCACGCGGTGCGCAGCGCCATGTCCACCTAGACTATAAGGACGGAACCCCAACCGTCACCGTGCACACCCCTGAAGAAACTGACCGTGAACCTGTCCCGAGTTCGGACCTTCCCGGAACAATCGATACTTTCAGCGGCATGATCCGCTTGCTGCAAACGATGCGTAGCACTGGCCAATGCAACGGCTCCGCCAATGTCTTTGATGGTGCACGGCTTACACACCTCACTGTGCACGGCCCTGTGGCGGACAACGTGCCGGAAGATCATGACCAGATCGAAAAAGGCGCAGCATTGCGCTGCGACTTTATCGGCCAGCAAACTGCAGGCTTCATCAAAGATTCTCCCAACCGGGCAAAAATGGCGGCACCTCAACCCGGAGCCGTCTGGTTCAAGGACGTAAATGGCTTTGGCCTTCTGCCGGTCCGTGTAGAGTTCGAACACCCTAAACTGGGCCATATCAGCCTCGTCTTACAGACGCCTATTTCGCATTAA
- the glmU gene encoding bifunctional UDP-N-acetylglucosamine diphosphorylase/glucosamine-1-phosphate N-acetyltransferase GlmU → MTSTSRPLTAVILAAGLGTRMKSRLPKALHRLANRPMINHLIDTVQQVADDIVVVVGPDMPALEKAAHPHRSVVQTERLGTGHAARTAEPFFGEGDVIILNADNPLISSETLHNLLSARKNGAALAMLGMRPKDPARYGRVVEANGNVQRIVEYKDATDEERGIGLCNAGAFCASAQDLRVWLSQIDNKNAQNEYYLTDVVALAAQSRTVQCVVADEAELAGVNSRAELAQVEHSIQQRLRAAAMANGATLVAPETVFFSADTVIETDVTIEPNVFFGPGVTVRSDSIIRAFSHLENCTIGEAVSIGPYARIRPGTICEKGSHVGNFVELKNVTLGAGAKANHLTYLGDASIGAATNIGAGTITCNYDGVFKHRTTIGANGFIGSNAILVAPVNIGDEALIAAGSVITANVSDGAMAFGRARQTEKTERGRETMTALRKKKEQG, encoded by the coding sequence ATGACTAGCACCTCACGCCCCCTGACCGCTGTTATCCTCGCTGCAGGACTTGGCACGCGGATGAAGTCCCGCCTGCCTAAGGCTCTGCATCGCTTGGCAAACAGGCCGATGATCAATCATCTGATTGATACCGTGCAGCAGGTGGCTGACGATATTGTCGTGGTCGTCGGGCCAGACATGCCCGCCCTCGAAAAAGCTGCTCACCCGCACCGCTCTGTCGTCCAAACCGAGCGCCTCGGTACTGGGCATGCCGCGCGCACAGCCGAACCATTCTTTGGTGAGGGCGATGTTATTATCCTCAACGCTGATAATCCGCTTATTTCGAGCGAGACGCTTCATAATTTGTTGTCCGCCCGGAAGAATGGTGCCGCATTAGCAATGTTGGGCATGCGCCCAAAAGACCCAGCCCGTTATGGCCGCGTGGTTGAAGCCAACGGGAACGTCCAGCGTATTGTTGAGTATAAAGATGCAACCGACGAAGAGCGTGGCATCGGCTTATGCAACGCTGGGGCTTTTTGCGCCTCTGCTCAGGACTTGCGCGTTTGGCTGAGCCAAATTGACAACAAAAATGCCCAAAACGAATATTATCTGACGGATGTTGTCGCGTTGGCTGCACAGAGCCGCACAGTGCAATGTGTTGTCGCTGACGAAGCGGAGCTTGCGGGCGTGAATTCACGCGCTGAACTCGCTCAAGTTGAGCACAGTATCCAACAACGTCTGCGCGCTGCCGCCATGGCGAACGGCGCTACACTCGTAGCGCCCGAGACGGTGTTTTTTAGTGCCGACACGGTTATTGAAACCGATGTCACGATCGAACCAAACGTCTTTTTTGGCCCCGGCGTTACAGTCCGTAGCGACAGCATTATCCGTGCTTTTTCTCACCTTGAAAACTGCACCATTGGCGAAGCTGTGTCTATTGGGCCATACGCACGTATACGTCCGGGCACTATCTGCGAAAAAGGCAGCCATGTCGGTAATTTCGTTGAACTCAAAAATGTAACCCTAGGGGCTGGTGCCAAAGCAAACCACCTTACATATCTCGGTGACGCCAGCATCGGCGCTGCGACCAATATCGGGGCAGGGACTATTACCTGCAACTATGACGGGGTTTTCAAACACCGGACCACTATCGGCGCCAACGGCTTTATCGGATCAAATGCTATTTTGGTTGCCCCTGTAAATATCGGCGATGAGGCTCTCATCGCCGCAGGAAGCGTAATCACGGCAAACGTATCTGACGGCGCAATGGCTTTTGGTCGTGCCAGACAAACTGAAAAAACAGAACGCGGACGCGAGACGATGACCGCACTGCGCAAGAAAAAGGAGCAAGGCTAA
- the gyrB gene encoding DNA topoisomerase (ATP-hydrolyzing) subunit B, producing MSDSQHQPENTGAENDDYGASSISVLKGLDAVRKRPGMYIGDTDDGSGLHHMVFEIIDNAVDEAQAGFATSCTLTLNGDGSISVRDDGRGIPTDMHPEEGVSAAEVVLTKLHAGGKFNQNSYKVSGGLHGVGAAVVNALSEWMEVRIWRNGLEHFIRFQHGERDEALHVVGPSDEPRGTLVTFKPSRDTFTKVQFDFSILERRVRELAFLNSGMEIILRDERHSEATETRFFYEGGLSAFAEWLDASKTSIVTPPITGAADHADSGIRVEFALSWNDTYHETMLCFTNNIPQRDGGTHLAGFRQALTRVVGKYVEAHSKKEANALTGEDMREGMTAVLSVKVPDPKFSSQTKDKLVSSEVQPVVQGAAADAIAHWFETHPKEAKAIVSKILDAASAREAARRARELTRRKGVLDVSSLPGKLADCQERDASKAEVFIVEGDSAGGTAKQGRDRRFQAILPLRGKILNVERARFDRMLGSAEIGTLITALGTGIGRGEVDQGGFSADKLRYHKIVIMTDADVDGSHIRTLLLTFFFRQMPELIERGYLYIAQPPLYRAKRGQEERYLKDDAALEQYLLDKALANATLRFADDRSFTDEALHDQVAFLNNAARNLNRIATKIPVWILEQAAVARVLDANVSASAEHATDFQQRLDRASLENERGWKVSVSDTGLECARSLRGINEIYRLDNTLLRSSEARWLAAEGARLARDFSGPATLTLEPHSHELFGPAAIMERILAQGRKGLAISRFKGLGEMNDEQLWHTTLDPATRTLLQVKIGDVEEAGQVFSTLMGDVVEPRRDFIVGNALKVANLDV from the coding sequence ATGTCAGACAGCCAACACCAGCCGGAAAATACAGGCGCGGAGAACGATGACTACGGTGCATCCTCCATTTCAGTTCTCAAGGGACTTGATGCCGTTCGTAAACGCCCGGGCATGTATATTGGCGATACCGACGATGGATCGGGCTTACACCATATGGTGTTCGAAATTATCGACAACGCTGTGGACGAAGCGCAGGCAGGGTTCGCGACAAGCTGCACACTGACTTTAAACGGTGACGGCTCCATCTCCGTGCGTGATGACGGCCGTGGCATCCCGACAGATATGCACCCGGAAGAGGGCGTCAGCGCAGCTGAAGTTGTGCTGACCAAGCTTCACGCTGGCGGCAAATTTAACCAAAATTCCTACAAAGTCTCAGGTGGTCTGCACGGTGTTGGTGCGGCTGTTGTAAATGCCTTGTCCGAATGGATGGAAGTTCGCATCTGGCGGAACGGGCTTGAGCATTTCATCCGCTTCCAACATGGTGAGCGTGACGAAGCCCTGCACGTTGTCGGGCCTTCTGATGAGCCGCGTGGAACACTGGTAACGTTCAAGCCCAGCCGCGATACGTTCACCAAAGTCCAGTTTGATTTCAGCATTCTTGAACGCCGCGTGCGTGAGTTGGCTTTCCTCAACTCCGGAATGGAAATTATTCTGCGTGACGAACGGCACAGCGAAGCAACTGAAACACGCTTCTTTTATGAAGGTGGGCTAAGCGCATTCGCAGAATGGCTGGATGCGTCAAAAACGTCCATCGTTACGCCCCCCATCACGGGCGCCGCAGACCACGCTGATAGCGGTATCCGGGTCGAATTCGCCCTGAGCTGGAACGACACATACCACGAAACCATGCTGTGCTTTACCAACAACATTCCTCAGCGGGATGGGGGCACACATTTGGCGGGCTTCCGACAGGCTCTGACCCGTGTCGTTGGAAAGTACGTCGAAGCGCATTCCAAAAAAGAGGCCAACGCTCTGACGGGCGAGGACATGCGTGAAGGCATGACCGCGGTTCTATCCGTCAAAGTTCCTGACCCTAAATTCTCGTCCCAGACTAAAGATAAGCTCGTTTCATCCGAAGTGCAGCCCGTCGTACAGGGTGCTGCCGCCGATGCCATCGCGCACTGGTTCGAAACGCACCCTAAAGAAGCCAAAGCGATTGTCAGCAAAATCCTTGACGCCGCTTCTGCGCGCGAAGCTGCACGACGTGCCCGCGAATTGACACGCCGTAAGGGCGTATTGGACGTCTCATCACTTCCCGGAAAACTCGCAGACTGTCAGGAGCGTGACGCTTCCAAGGCCGAAGTCTTCATCGTTGAGGGTGACTCCGCTGGTGGCACAGCAAAGCAGGGGCGTGACCGACGTTTCCAGGCGATTTTGCCCCTTCGTGGCAAAATTCTGAACGTTGAACGTGCGCGTTTTGACCGTATGCTGGGTTCCGCGGAAATCGGGACCCTTATTACTGCTTTGGGGACTGGTATTGGCCGAGGCGAAGTAGATCAAGGCGGCTTCTCCGCTGACAAACTTCGCTACCACAAAATCGTCATTATGACGGACGCTGACGTGGACGGCTCTCATATTCGGACGCTGCTATTGACGTTCTTCTTCCGTCAAATGCCGGAATTGATCGAGCGTGGTTATTTGTACATTGCTCAGCCCCCCTTGTATCGTGCCAAGCGCGGACAAGAAGAGCGTTACTTGAAAGATGATGCTGCTCTTGAGCAATATCTCTTAGACAAGGCACTGGCCAACGCGACGCTCCGCTTTGCGGATGACCGAAGCTTCACTGACGAGGCCCTGCACGACCAGGTTGCTTTCCTAAACAACGCAGCACGCAATTTGAACCGCATTGCGACCAAAATACCCGTGTGGATTTTGGAGCAGGCTGCCGTTGCACGCGTGCTGGACGCTAATGTTAGTGCTTCAGCTGAACATGCAACAGACTTCCAGCAACGTTTGGATCGCGCCTCACTCGAAAACGAACGAGGGTGGAAAGTGTCCGTATCGGATACAGGTCTGGAGTGTGCTCGCTCGCTGCGCGGCATCAACGAGATCTATCGTCTAGACAACACTTTACTGCGCTCATCGGAAGCCCGCTGGCTTGCGGCAGAAGGCGCGCGCCTCGCCCGGGACTTCAGTGGCCCAGCGACATTGACGTTAGAGCCACATTCGCATGAACTTTTTGGCCCCGCAGCCATTATGGAACGTATCCTTGCTCAAGGCCGCAAGGGGCTGGCGATCAGCCGCTTTAAAGGCTTGGGCGAAATGAACGACGAACAGCTTTGGCACACAACGCTTGATCCAGCGACCCGCACACTACTGCAGGTCAAAATCGGCGATGTCGAAGAAGCAGGCCAGGTCTTCTCCACTCTCATGGGGGATGTAGTTGAACCACGCCGTGACTTTATTGTCGGAAACGCTCTGAAGGTTGCAAATCTCGATGTCTAA